One genomic region from Gossypium hirsutum isolate 1008001.06 chromosome D13, Gossypium_hirsutum_v2.1, whole genome shotgun sequence encodes:
- the LOC107920070 gene encoding uncharacterized protein produces MSLPTTFSGRNPADADLKPTRKRTTRNTRWKRVGAAVVGRRSRPETPLLKWKMEERERVRDKGGGVEKELEEEEDGGRARRRKGTSTVSARKLAGGLWRLQLPETVTLGGGERRREQLGLKAGNGFIGVPFLYHHKDKFYGSEPKDPLQSPSSVSPAKNSFRRKVEPLIQFSNSAMEGATKWDPVCFRTTDEVRQIYSRMKRIDQQVSAVSIVSALEAELEQARVRIKELETECWSSKKKHEHFLRKVSEERAAWRSREHEKIRAFVNDVKADLNWEKKNRQRLEIVSSKLVKELAAAKLSAKQYMQDYEKERKDRELIEEVCDELAKEIGEDKTEVEALKRDSMKLRDEVDEERKMLQMAEVWREERVQMKLIDAKVALEERYSQMNKLVVDLDTFLRSRTGTLDVKDMREAESLRQASASVNVEEIKEFAYESANPDDIFAVLEDVVLAEANERETEPSVACSPASHASKVHTASAEMNMMKKDGNLRHSNLYGDQKDEIEEDESGWETISHIEGQGSSYSPKGSAASADKFHRHSNLSGSGTEWEGDTPVTEISEVCSLPARQLKKVSPIVRLWRSVPKNEEHFKVISVEGTNGRLSDGRKCNGSIMSPDKGSDNGGFSPLDLVGHWSSPDLGHPHIMKGMKGCIEWPRGVQKKSLKAKLLEARTESQKVQLRHVIKQKIK; encoded by the exons ATGAGTTTACCGACGACATTTTCGGGAAGGAATCCGGCGGACGCGGATCTCAAGCCGACGAGGAAGCGGACGACACGGAACACGAGGTGGAAGAGGGTCGGTGCAGCGGTAGTTGGGAGGCGGAGCAGGCCGGAGACGCCGTTGTTGAAATGGAAGATGGAGGAAAGGGAGAGAGTGAGAGATAAAGGCGGTGGAGTTGAGAAGGAGCTCGAGGAGGAGGAGGATGGTGGTCGTGCACGACGGAGGAAAGGAACTTCAACTGTGTCAGCGAGGAAGCTTGCAGGTGGATTGTGGCGGTTGCAGTTGCCAGAGACGGTGACGCTGGGTGGGGGAGAGAGGAGGAGGGAACAGTTGGGGTTGAAG GCTGGTAACGGTTTTATCGGTGTCCCGTTTCTTTATCATCACAAGGACAAATTCTATGGTTCAGAGCCAAAGGATCCATTACAAAGCCCTAGTTCTGTCTCTCCTGCAAAGAACAGCTTTCGGCGTAAG GTCGagcctttaattcaattttcaaactCTGCGATGGAGGGGGCAACGAAGTGGGATCCTGTCTGCTTCAGAACAACAGATGAGGTACGGCAAATTTATAGTCGCATGAAGCGTATTGACCAGCAAGTAAGTGCAGTATCAATTGTTTCTGCCCTTGAAGCTGAGCTAGAGCAGGCTCGAGTTCGCATCAAGGAGCTTGAAACTGAGTGCTGGTCCTCAAAGAAGAAACATGAGCACTTCTTGAGAAAAGTTAGTGAGGAAAGAGCTGCGTGGCGAAGCAGAGAGCATGAGAAAATACGTGCATTTGTCAATGATGTCAAAGCTGATTTGAATTGGGAAAAGAAAAACCGGCAGAGACTTGAGATTGTCAGTTCCAAATTGGTGAAAGAGCTGGCTGCTGCCAAGTTATCAGCAAAGCAATATATGCAGGACtatgaaaaggaaagaaaggaccGAGAACTAATTGAAGAAGTATGCGATGAGCTTGCTAAGGAAATTGGAGAAGACAAGACTGAAGTGGAAGCATTAAAGAGAGATTCCATGAAGCTTCGAGACGAAGTCGATGAGGAAAGAAAGATGTTGCAGATGGCCGAGGTCTGGCGTGAAGAACGTGTACAGATGAAGCTCATTGATGCAAAAGTAGCACTTGAAGAAAGGTATTCACAGATGAACAAGCTTGTTGTAGATTTAGATACTTTTCTAAGGTCAAGGACCGGAACTCTGGATGTGAAAGATATGAGAGAAGCAGAATCACTTCGACAAGCTTCTGCTTCAGTTAATGTCGAAGAAATCAAGGAATTTGCATATGAGTCGGCAAACCCTGATGACATTTTTGCTGTTCTCGAAGATGTGGTGTTAGCTGAGGCCAATGAAAGGGAAACTGAACCATCTGTTGCATGTAGTCCAGCCAGCCATGCCTCTAAAGTTCATACGGCAAGTGCTGAaatgaatatgatgaaaaaagaCGGTAATCTGAGACATTCGAATCTGTATGGTGATCAGAAAGATGAGATTGAAGAAGATGAGAGTGGATGGGAAACTATCAGCCATATTGAGGGTCAAGGCTCAAGTTATTCACCGAAAGGGAGTGCTGCATCTGCAGATAAGTTTCATCGGCACAGCAATCTCTCTGGGAGTGGAACTGAATGGGAAGGAGATACCCCAGTGACAGAAATTAGCGAAGTTTGTTCCTTGCCTGCAAGACAGTTGAAGAAGGTGTCGCCCATTGTGAGGCTTTGGAGATCAGTCCCAAAAAATGAAGAACATTTCAAGGTAATCTCAGTAGAAGGAACCAATGGAAGGCTTTCTGATGGAAGGAAGTGTAACGGCAGTATCATGTCCCCAGATAAAGGGTCAGATAATGGTGGGTTCAGCCCCTTGGACCTGGTGGGACATTGGAGTTCACCTGACCTGGGTCATCCGCACATAATGAAGGGGATGAAAGGGTGCATTGAATGGCCTCGCGGTGTACAGAAGAAGAGTTTGAAGGCAAAACTTTTGGAGGCAAGAACCGAAAGTCAGAAGGTCCAATTGCGGCATGTCATTAAGCAGAAGATTAAGTAG
- the LOC121225108 gene encoding embryogenesis-associated protein EMB8, translating to MATSPLSLTSKPPSITRLRHQRPPLTTVRVSAATVTTTTGMPDHHHPSLEITGGGADRFLPAFNTLHLPYKPFPIIGWNRHLETIFAAFFRTVPEVKYRRECLRTQDNGTIALDWVYGDHRSLPSDSPILILLPGLTGGSQDSYVKHMLVKAKSKGWRVVVFNSRGCANSPVTTPQLQTASFTADTCHVVDHVSSRYPKASIYAVGWSLGGNILVNYLGREHHRCSLSGAVSLCNPFNLVIADENLRKGFNNIYDRALRGGLSRTFDKHASLFEEMHDEYNVQAGLNPRTVREYDEAITRVSLGYKSVDEYYSNSCSCHVVQHVRIPLLCVQAANDPIAPIEATPYSDIKDNSNCMLIVTPQGGHLGWVAGDDAPFGAPWTDNVVIEFLEHLQKNASKPESS from the exons ATGGCGACTTCTCCCTTGTCTCTCACCTCCAAACCACCATCAATCACCCGTCTACGCCACCAACGTCCACCACTAACCACCGTCCGTGTCAGTGCTGCAACCGTCACTACAACCACCGGGATGCCAGACCACCACCACCCTTCACTCGAAATCACTGGTGGAGGAGCTGATCGCTTTCTCCCTGCTTTCAACACCCTTCACCTTCCTTACAAGCCTTTCCCCATCATTGGTTGGAACCGCCATCTTGAGACCATATTTGCTGCCTTCTTCCGTACTGTCCCCGAAGTTAAGTACCGCCGTGAGTGCCTCCGGACCCAAGACAATGGCACCATAGCCTTGGATTGGGTCTATGGCGACCACCGCAGCTTGCCTTCCGACTCTCCGATCCTCATTTTACTG CCAGGGCTAACTGGAGGGAGTCAAGATTCATATGTGAAGCATATGCTGGTGAAAGCTAAGAGCAAAGGCTGGAGGGTTGTAGTGTTCAATAGCAGGGGCTGTGCAAATAGTCCTGTTACTACTCCTCAG CTCCAAACAGCTTCATTCACAGCAGATACTTGTCATGTAGTAGATCATGTTTCATCTAGGTACCCCAAAGCAAGTATTTATGCTGTTGGTTGGTCTCTTGGAGGCAATATCCTTGTCAATTACTTGGGAAGG GAGCACCATAGGTGCTCTCTCTCTGGTGCTGTATCACTGTGCAATCCTTTCAACTTAGTGATTGCAGATGAAAATCTCCGAAAGGGCTTCAACAATATTTATGACAGAGCACTTAGGGGAGGTCTTTCTAGAACTTTTGACAA ACATGCTTCCCTCTTCGAAGAAATGCATGATGAATATAATGTCCAAGCGGGTTTGAATCCTCGTACCGTACGGGAATACGATGAAGCAATAACACGAG TGTCATTAGGTTACAAGTCAGTGGATGAATATTACTCAAATTCATGTAGTTGTCATGTCGTACAACATGTCCGGATCCCTTTGCTTTGCGTCCAG GCTGCAAATGATCCAATTGCGCCCATTGAGGCAACTCCTTACTCAGATATCAAG GACAACTCGAACTGCATGCTGATAGTAACACCCCAGGGTGGTCATTTAGGCTGGGTTGCCGGTGATGACGCACCCTTTGGAGCTCCCTGGACTGATAATGTGGTGATCGAATTCCTTGAACATCTGCAAAAGAATGCATCTAAACCCGAATCATCTTGA